In Saccharolobus solfataricus, a genomic segment contains:
- a CDS encoding acyl-CoA thioesterase, with amino-acid sequence MENIEYVFEDVVRIYDTDAQGIAHYAAYYRFFTNTIEKFIKEKVGIPYPIVNENLWFVIAESHAIYHRPVKLGDKLTVLLNPKILSNKTIKFEFKVLKDGELTTEGYVIQIAINPKIWKSTEMPKEIMDKLSIK; translated from the coding sequence ATGGAGAACATAGAGTACGTTTTTGAAGATGTAGTTAGAATATACGATACTGACGCTCAAGGCATTGCACACTACGCTGCATATTATAGATTCTTCACTAATACTATAGAAAAATTTATTAAGGAAAAGGTCGGAATTCCATATCCTATAGTTAATGAGAACTTGTGGTTTGTCATAGCGGAGTCACACGCTATATACCATAGACCAGTCAAGTTAGGTGATAAGCTTACAGTTTTATTAAACCCAAAAATCTTGTCCAATAAGACGATTAAGTTCGAGTTCAAGGTTTTAAAAGATGGAGAACTAACTACTGAAGGGTATGTAATACAGATAGCAATTAACCCAAAAATATGGAAATCCACTGAGATGCCCAAGGAAATTATGGATAAGCTGTCAATAAAGTAG
- a CDS encoding APC family permease codes for MERKQVFVRETSGLIKHVSLTDAVMLNIANMSIGIALFQSISPYITRGGVLWIASLIGLFLALPQALVYTIFNRKIGRTGGDYVWISRNLDGAIGTIFAVAYLLESTAFYAIISFFSASSVNSVLLTIGYLNHQNSLIYIAENVIVNPYATPTFQQRLIFYGISAFAFAIIVLINILHSKWGYKLVTGLGMFSMLTVILAMIVMAINAKRFDSLVLPLLKDFNVTVSSNLPKTILPYSISIPATLFLLPLFALYTYPWMNAGPAVSSEYRGDRVSKLNVFLSLLITGIFVTIGFLEMDLIAGYYFNLNAFPSAIYNFWTVAMALSLNPIIEWILGLGLIMWNYYVLSYGVLVFSRYVFALSFDRVFPEKFSQLNANGSPVYAHVFDLTLTLLFLLIPVFSIDAAVSLYGASIVGMLYFLAVGISAIIFGRKIRSGLMKIAGILMTVYFVYLTYEAARNPLFGFSTTSGVNVTTLSFVLGSFIAGIVIWNITRYVNSKKGIDLSLTFKEIPPE; via the coding sequence ATGGAAAGAAAGCAAGTATTTGTTAGGGAAACTTCTGGTCTTATAAAGCACGTGTCCCTTACAGATGCAGTTATGCTCAATATAGCTAATATGTCAATAGGTATAGCACTATTTCAATCTATATCACCTTACATAACGCGAGGAGGAGTACTATGGATAGCGTCATTAATAGGACTGTTCTTAGCTTTACCTCAAGCATTAGTTTATACAATATTCAATAGAAAGATTGGTAGAACTGGTGGAGATTATGTTTGGATTTCAAGGAATTTGGATGGGGCAATTGGTACTATTTTCGCAGTAGCATATCTCTTGGAGTCCACAGCGTTTTATGCTATTATCTCATTCTTCTCAGCATCATCAGTCAATTCTGTCTTACTGACTATTGGTTATCTTAATCATCAAAATTCGTTAATTTACATTGCAGAAAATGTAATCGTCAATCCTTATGCTACTCCAACATTTCAACAAAGACTAATATTTTACGGAATCTCAGCGTTTGCTTTTGCAATAATAGTACTTATAAATATTCTACATTCTAAATGGGGATATAAGTTAGTGACAGGTTTAGGAATGTTCTCAATGCTTACCGTAATACTAGCTATGATAGTAATGGCGATCAACGCTAAGCGTTTTGATTCCTTAGTCTTGCCTTTACTGAAAGACTTTAATGTGACCGTATCTTCAAATCTACCTAAAACGATTTTACCCTATTCAATATCAATTCCAGCTACACTCTTTCTTTTACCATTATTTGCTCTTTATACGTATCCTTGGATGAATGCCGGTCCTGCTGTATCTTCAGAGTATAGGGGAGATCGCGTATCAAAACTCAATGTGTTTCTCTCACTCCTAATTACCGGAATTTTCGTAACAATAGGATTCTTAGAGATGGATCTTATTGCTGGGTATTACTTTAATCTAAACGCCTTTCCATCCGCAATTTACAACTTCTGGACAGTAGCTATGGCGTTATCCTTAAATCCGATAATAGAATGGATATTGGGGCTGGGGCTGATAATGTGGAATTACTACGTCTTATCATATGGCGTTTTAGTATTTTCAAGATACGTATTTGCCTTATCATTTGATAGAGTGTTCCCAGAGAAATTCTCACAACTGAACGCAAATGGATCGCCAGTTTACGCTCACGTTTTCGATTTGACCTTAACGTTATTATTCCTCTTAATTCCAGTATTTTCAATAGATGCGGCTGTATCATTGTATGGCGCTTCAATAGTTGGGATGCTATATTTCTTAGCAGTGGGTATTTCAGCAATCATATTCGGACGAAAAATCAGAAGCGGGCTGATGAAGATTGCGGGGATTTTAATGACAGTCTATTTCGTGTATCTGACCTATGAAGCTGCAAGAAATCCTCTATTTGGTTTTTCAACAACATCTGGCGTAAACGTTACAACTTTATCATTTGTTCTAGGTTCTTTTATTGCAGGTATAGTAATATGGAATATCACAAGGTATGTGAATTCAAAGAAAGGAATAGATCTATCTTTAACTTTTAAGGAGATCCCCCCAGAGTAA
- a CDS encoding HEPN domain-containing protein, with the protein MNLEPLFQRANELLRASKFNFNSGFYEIAAIAAVESLYLLLNATLIRIGADIPWYLDFDGLFRVISRYSNDDRIAEIRIKERDIISLLDDIKIRLGYSIPLELNEKDTEKLIKFAERIFDLLWGDLLKS; encoded by the coding sequence GTGAACTTAGAACCATTATTCCAAAGGGCTAATGAACTTTTACGTGCCTCAAAATTCAATTTTAATTCTGGTTTTTATGAAATCGCGGCAATAGCTGCCGTAGAGTCCCTATACTTACTATTGAATGCAACATTAATAAGAATAGGGGCCGACATACCTTGGTACCTTGATTTTGATGGGCTTTTTAGAGTAATATCAAGATACTCAAATGATGATAGAATTGCCGAAATTAGAATTAAGGAGAGGGATATCATAAGCTTGTTAGATGACATTAAAATTAGATTAGGATATTCAATACCCTTAGAGCTTAATGAAAAGGACACTGAGAAATTGATAAAATTTGCTGAAAGGATCTTCGACTTACTCTGGGGGGATCTCCTTAAAAGTTAA
- the cbiD gene encoding cobalt-precorrin-5B (C(1))-methyltransferase CbiD: MIINSLKRFGITTGAAASAAAKAAVIGLLNKEKRSTVVIPTPIGLRLEIPVEKVEIDSEISCAEVKKFSGDNPDILDGLVIRCCAKLNENNEIVIIGERGVGKVTRSGLKATMGEMAISPTVREMIINAIREVTDKGIQITIEVPNGETIAEKTLNKMVGIVGGISILGTTGIETPVSDDDYLEHIRCELNVIRQSYDYVVIAPGNSAAKYAAELFDSNCIIKVGDRIGDSIKLASNLFKKVILAGLPAKLLKVYAGIFNTHYSQGDARLESLTHASVLAGLPYGTLTKISNALSVEEAFTYMTKEQRRKVMNIVAEKILSRIKSFNDNINFCVIIFDYDGESLSRVGC, translated from the coding sequence ATGATAATAAACTCTTTGAAGAGATTTGGAATAACCACTGGAGCGGCAGCCTCTGCAGCCGCAAAGGCAGCAGTTATAGGTCTACTTAATAAGGAGAAAAGAAGTACAGTAGTAATACCAACACCCATAGGATTGAGACTGGAAATTCCCGTGGAAAAAGTTGAGATAGATAGTGAAATATCGTGCGCTGAGGTTAAGAAATTTTCCGGAGATAATCCGGATATATTAGATGGATTAGTAATAAGGTGCTGTGCTAAATTGAATGAGAATAATGAAATTGTAATAATTGGAGAAAGGGGAGTTGGTAAAGTTACTAGAAGTGGGTTAAAAGCAACTATGGGTGAGATGGCAATAAGTCCTACTGTAAGAGAAATGATAATCAACGCAATAAGGGAAGTTACAGATAAGGGAATACAAATAACGATCGAAGTGCCAAATGGAGAGACCATTGCTGAAAAGACATTAAACAAAATGGTCGGAATAGTCGGTGGGATTTCCATACTCGGTACGACTGGTATTGAGACACCAGTTAGTGATGATGATTACTTAGAACACATTAGATGTGAGCTTAACGTAATTAGGCAGTCTTACGACTATGTAGTAATTGCGCCTGGGAATTCTGCTGCGAAGTATGCAGCAGAGCTATTTGATAGTAACTGTATCATAAAAGTAGGAGATAGGATAGGGGATTCAATAAAGTTAGCGAGTAATCTTTTTAAGAAGGTAATATTGGCTGGATTGCCTGCAAAGCTTCTTAAAGTGTATGCGGGGATTTTTAATACTCATTATTCACAAGGTGATGCTAGACTGGAATCGCTAACTCATGCCTCAGTTTTAGCAGGACTTCCTTACGGTACTCTAACTAAAATATCAAATGCTTTGTCAGTTGAGGAAGCTTTTACGTATATGACAAAAGAACAAAGGAGAAAAGTTATGAACATTGTAGCGGAGAAAATATTGAGTAGGATAAAAAGTTTTAATGACAATATAAACTTCTGCGTAATTATCTTCGATTATGACGGTGAGTCTTTGAGTAGGGTGGGATGTTAA
- the cbiT gene encoding precorrin-6Y C5,15-methyltransferase (decarboxylating) subunit CbiT produces the protein MEWNYVIPGIPDNLFERDEEIPMTKEEIRALALSKLRIKKGDKVLDIGCGTGSITVEASLLVGNSGRVYGIDKEEKAINLTRRNAEKFGVLNNIVLIKGEAPAILSTINEKFDRIFIGGGSEKIKEIISASWEIINKGGRIVIDAILLETVNNALSAMEKIGFVNLEITEVIIAKGMKTKVGTAMMARNPIFIISGEKP, from the coding sequence ATGGAATGGAATTACGTTATACCTGGAATTCCAGATAACCTCTTTGAAAGAGATGAAGAAATACCAATGACTAAAGAGGAGATAAGGGCTTTGGCTTTATCCAAATTAAGGATAAAAAAAGGTGATAAGGTATTAGATATTGGATGTGGTACAGGTAGCATTACTGTAGAGGCTTCATTATTGGTTGGAAACAGTGGTAGAGTTTACGGTATAGATAAGGAGGAAAAGGCTATTAACTTGACAAGAAGAAATGCTGAAAAGTTTGGAGTTTTAAACAATATAGTGCTCATTAAGGGTGAGGCACCAGCGATATTGTCCACGATTAATGAGAAATTTGATAGGATTTTCATTGGAGGCGGATCGGAAAAAATTAAGGAAATAATATCAGCCTCTTGGGAAATAATAAATAAGGGTGGAAGAATAGTTATTGATGCTATACTATTGGAAACTGTGAATAATGCCTTATCAGCGATGGAAAAAATTGGATTCGTGAATTTAGAAATAACCGAGGTGATAATCGCAAAAGGTATGAAAACCAAAGTGGGCACCGCAATGATGGCGAGAAATCCGATATTTATAATTTCTGGTGAAAAGCCATGA
- a CDS encoding protein kinase domain-containing protein, with the protein MGRGIKDDKVRIALARNSVFVSTVIPFIGYVMYGIALGSLSSIGYSTLAGILYTFTLYSPFLLPPLLSLSAISYLLASIFLYKAFKCKTVRKYGIITVLLSISYVVLYTYNFFIAELIQESIMIWILIGFYEIGNIVQLLAWRTGSRTIRIKIYGLPDNLKWNINIDGKNYTFTSSQVKVKVRKKNPSFYVGNVLEGYNIYLPKPTYGIISSNLLEIYFTKSSRLPDINNWDPKLWIGNKIGDYEVVDLIAIGGSSYILKVRKGNMFYAMKIPKINKSAPGQTRISTNNIILDLSKEFINLQEVGSKTKNVVQLFAISEIDINNIIKIEKGESYLYLAKPPYIVMELMEGGNALQLLNAKRSKNWYRIVGVLIRDVAKALDVIHSSGYVHLDVKPQNIYFNRSPGNEEKEILSNLTSGKVTVKLGDLGSARKIGEDVREFTEFYCPIDQIEAAMLKNKGALPSMDIFALGATAYKLLFDSYVYPKEYYEIVERAIEDFQMGRGSYLNYLKMARQYAVLPKINTIPSWLNNLLYDMLLQRTNARAIYTTIEYNLC; encoded by the coding sequence ATGGGACGAGGCATAAAAGATGATAAAGTGAGGATAGCCCTTGCTAGAAATAGCGTATTTGTGTCAACAGTAATTCCTTTTATTGGTTATGTAATGTATGGAATAGCCTTAGGCTCACTCTCCTCAATTGGATATTCCACATTAGCTGGGATACTTTATACATTTACTTTATACTCGCCTTTCTTATTACCCCCTTTATTATCACTTTCCGCAATATCCTATTTATTGGCTTCAATATTTCTTTATAAGGCTTTCAAATGCAAGACGGTAAGGAAATACGGGATTATAACTGTTCTATTATCAATATCTTACGTCGTATTATATACATATAATTTCTTCATAGCCGAATTAATCCAAGAATCTATAATGATTTGGATTTTAATAGGATTTTACGAAATAGGTAATATAGTACAATTATTAGCGTGGAGAACGGGTTCAAGAACGATAAGGATAAAAATCTATGGCTTACCGGATAACTTGAAGTGGAACATAAATATTGATGGGAAAAATTACACTTTCACTAGTTCTCAAGTAAAAGTAAAAGTTCGGAAGAAAAATCCTAGCTTTTATGTTGGTAATGTTTTAGAGGGATATAATATATATCTACCAAAACCGACTTATGGGATTATAAGTAGTAATTTACTAGAAATTTACTTCACGAAAAGTAGCAGATTACCAGATATCAATAATTGGGATCCAAAGTTATGGATAGGAAATAAAATAGGTGACTACGAAGTTGTTGATTTAATAGCTATAGGTGGGAGCTCTTATATTCTAAAAGTTCGAAAGGGAAATATGTTCTATGCGATGAAGATACCGAAGATTAATAAGAGCGCACCAGGACAGACTAGGATTAGTACTAATAATATAATACTGGATCTTAGTAAGGAATTTATTAATTTACAAGAGGTCGGAAGCAAGACTAAAAATGTTGTACAATTATTTGCAATAAGTGAGATAGATATTAATAATATAATAAAAATTGAGAAGGGAGAGAGTTATCTCTACCTCGCTAAACCACCTTATATAGTAATGGAACTAATGGAGGGTGGTAATGCTCTACAACTTTTAAACGCTAAGAGAAGTAAAAATTGGTATAGAATTGTAGGAGTACTAATTAGGGATGTAGCAAAGGCTTTAGATGTCATTCACTCCTCTGGCTATGTTCATTTAGATGTAAAACCACAAAATATCTATTTCAACAGATCCCCAGGCAATGAAGAGAAAGAAATTCTTAGTAATTTAACCAGTGGTAAAGTAACAGTAAAATTAGGAGATTTAGGATCGGCTAGAAAAATTGGCGAAGATGTTAGGGAATTTACAGAATTTTACTGCCCTATAGATCAAATAGAAGCAGCCATGCTAAAGAATAAAGGAGCATTACCTAGTATGGATATATTTGCTTTAGGCGCTACAGCTTATAAGCTTCTATTCGATAGTTATGTATATCCTAAAGAGTATTATGAAATAGTTGAAAGGGCAATAGAAGACTTTCAAATGGGTAGAGGGAGTTATCTGAATTATTTAAAAATGGCTAGGCAGTACGCTGTATTACCTAAAATAAATACTATACCATCATGGTTAAATAACCTTTTGTATGATATGTTATTACAAAGAACTAACGCTAGAGCAATCTATACTACTATAGAATATAACTTATGTTAA
- a CDS encoding cobalt-factor II C(20)-methyltransferase — MKLYVVGLGPGDDELITLRGAKILKEVRTIFIPYSTGTNRSLAENIVKKYADNNSKLVLLGFPMAKDVSENELKKLGEKICSESEGDSAFVTLGDPTLYSTFFRIKNKLPCSIDVEIVPGVSSITACASKAMISLANSEDSISIIPASRLDTIAKASEVFETIIVLKANENIKEIADILSKKYDLIYARRCFMSDEKLVNMEREIINDKDYFSMIIALRKKR; from the coding sequence ATGAAACTTTACGTGGTTGGTTTAGGACCAGGAGATGACGAGTTAATAACTTTAAGAGGAGCGAAAATTCTTAAGGAGGTTAGAACTATTTTCATCCCTTATTCTACTGGAACCAATAGAAGTTTAGCGGAGAACATAGTTAAGAAATACGCTGACAACAATTCAAAGCTAGTCCTATTAGGTTTCCCTATGGCAAAGGACGTTAGTGAGAATGAGTTAAAAAAGCTAGGAGAGAAGATCTGTAGTGAAAGTGAAGGCGATTCTGCGTTCGTCACATTAGGCGATCCAACATTATATAGCACCTTTTTCAGAATAAAGAATAAATTACCGTGTAGTATTGACGTGGAAATAGTCCCAGGCGTTTCTTCCATAACAGCTTGTGCTTCAAAAGCCATGATATCTTTAGCGAATTCTGAGGATTCTATAAGTATAATACCAGCTTCAAGACTGGACACTATTGCCAAAGCTAGCGAAGTGTTTGAGACTATAATAGTACTTAAGGCTAATGAGAACATTAAGGAAATAGCTGACATACTTTCCAAAAAATACGACTTAATTTATGCTAGAAGATGTTTCATGAGTGATGAAAAATTAGTTAATATGGAAAGGGAGATTATTAATGATAAGGATTACTTTTCGATGATAATAGCTTTGAGAAAGAAAAGGTGA
- the cobM gene encoding precorrin-4 C(11)-methyltransferase: protein MIGKVVFIGSGPGDPELITIKAKKYIETADVIVYAGSLVNPEILKWSRKDAEVYNSSSLTLNEIVEIMVKKASEGKLVARLKSGDSSIYGALFEEMWALEAAGIPFEVIPGITAAIAAASVIPIELTVPKLSQTVIITRASLRVPMQGSIKDFAKMVKIGATMVIYTGIHIIDRVVNDLKEGGLTDDTPVIVVYRATWPEQKIIKGTLADIVSKVREAKIYRDSVIIVGLSADPQQIKNMVRSSVYDPKHNHSYRPWKVEED, encoded by the coding sequence ATGATAGGAAAAGTGGTTTTCATAGGGTCTGGTCCAGGAGATCCAGAGCTAATTACGATAAAAGCGAAGAAGTATATAGAAACAGCTGACGTAATAGTCTATGCGGGTTCCCTTGTAAATCCAGAAATATTAAAGTGGTCTCGTAAGGACGCTGAAGTATACAATAGTTCATCACTTACTTTAAATGAGATAGTGGAAATAATGGTGAAGAAGGCAAGTGAAGGAAAACTGGTTGCTAGGCTCAAATCTGGAGATTCATCAATATACGGAGCATTATTTGAAGAGATGTGGGCATTGGAGGCTGCGGGGATTCCATTTGAAGTTATACCGGGTATCACTGCAGCTATTGCCGCAGCTTCTGTAATACCGATTGAGTTAACAGTCCCTAAGCTTTCCCAAACTGTCATTATAACAAGGGCTTCACTAAGAGTCCCAATGCAAGGTTCCATAAAGGATTTCGCCAAAATGGTAAAGATTGGAGCTACTATGGTAATATATACTGGAATACATATCATTGACAGAGTTGTTAATGATCTAAAGGAGGGAGGATTGACTGACGATACTCCAGTAATAGTGGTCTATCGTGCTACTTGGCCGGAGCAAAAGATAATCAAAGGAACTTTGGCTGATATCGTAAGTAAGGTTAGAGAAGCTAAGATATATAGGGATTCAGTAATAATAGTAGGACTTTCAGCAGATCCCCAACAGATCAAGAATATGGTAAGATCTAGTGTATACGATCCCAAACATAATCACTCGTATAGGCCTTGGAAAGTGGAGGAAGACTAA
- a CDS encoding precorrin-3B C(17)-methyltransferase has protein sequence MKMGRLYIVGIGPGSKEQRTIKAQEVLEKSNVIIGYNTYLRLISDVLDGKKEVIGARMKEEIFRANTAIEKALESNNTVALVSSGDPQVYGMAGLVYDLIARRNLDLDVEVVPGVTAALAAAARLGSPLSLDFVVISLSDLLIPREEILHKVTKAAEADFVIVFYNLINENLLIEVMDIISKHRKPNTPVGLVKSAYRNNENIIITTLSSWKEYMNEISMSTTMIIGNSLTYRYKNYMITPRGYERKYEL, from the coding sequence ATGAAAATGGGGAGGTTATATATTGTTGGAATCGGACCAGGATCAAAAGAACAAAGGACAATTAAGGCGCAAGAAGTTCTGGAAAAGTCCAATGTAATAATTGGATATAATACATACTTAAGGTTAATATCGGATGTCCTAGATGGCAAAAAGGAAGTAATAGGGGCTAGAATGAAAGAGGAAATATTTAGGGCAAATACTGCAATAGAAAAGGCCTTAGAGTCCAATAATACAGTAGCCTTAGTATCTAGTGGTGACCCCCAGGTCTACGGAATGGCGGGTTTAGTTTACGACTTGATTGCAAGGAGAAATTTAGATTTAGACGTCGAAGTGGTACCAGGTGTAACTGCTGCATTAGCAGCCGCTGCGAGATTAGGAAGTCCCCTTTCTCTTGACTTTGTAGTAATAAGCTTAAGCGATTTACTAATCCCACGAGAGGAGATTTTACATAAAGTAACTAAGGCTGCTGAAGCTGACTTTGTAATAGTATTTTATAATTTAATTAATGAGAATTTACTAATAGAGGTTATGGATATAATTTCAAAACATAGAAAGCCAAATACCCCAGTGGGACTAGTCAAGAGCGCGTATAGGAATAATGAGAACATAATAATTACGACTTTATCGTCATGGAAAGAATATATGAATGAAATAAGTATGAGTACTACAATGATAATAGGAAACTCATTGACATATAGATATAAAAATTACATGATAACACCAAGAGGTTACGAGAGGAAATATGAGCTATGA
- a CDS encoding cobalt-precorrin-7 (C(5))-methyltransferase, giving the protein MRVSKITVYIVGVGPGDPEYLTLKGYKAIRDSVVVAGWKSVLERFSPILEGKRTVVLTYKNESETLEEVIEIGKTENVAILDHGDPSVSDWQFVEKIKNIAASKGVKVNIISGVSSLNIALSRLGLDINFIGFVTLHVRGDISKFLNDILNILRMGRVAIVIPEPHKDGPQKVAKFLYDNNLNCRIVVFEKLSYDDEKRRVYDNLVSLMNEKNDFSDLTMMVIFPKF; this is encoded by the coding sequence ATGAGGGTGAGTAAAATTACAGTTTACATTGTCGGGGTAGGTCCTGGAGACCCGGAATATCTTACATTAAAGGGATATAAGGCAATAAGGGATAGTGTAGTAGTAGCTGGATGGAAATCAGTCTTAGAAAGATTTTCACCAATATTGGAAGGTAAAAGAACAGTAGTATTAACCTATAAAAATGAGAGTGAAACGCTAGAAGAGGTTATTGAAATCGGGAAAACTGAAAATGTGGCAATACTTGATCATGGGGATCCTTCAGTATCCGACTGGCAATTCGTGGAAAAAATAAAGAACATTGCTGCAAGTAAAGGTGTTAAGGTAAATATAATCTCTGGAGTATCCTCCCTAAATATTGCACTTTCTAGATTAGGTCTTGACATAAATTTTATCGGCTTTGTAACGCTACATGTAAGGGGAGATATATCGAAATTTCTGAATGATATTCTTAACATATTGAGGATGGGCCGTGTGGCTATAGTAATACCAGAACCTCATAAAGATGGGCCACAAAAGGTAGCTAAATTCCTTTATGATAATAACTTAAACTGTAGGATAGTTGTCTTTGAGAAACTTAGTTACGATGATGAAAAAAGAAGAGTCTATGATAACTTAGTATCGTTAATGAATGAGAAAAATGACTTCAGTGATCTCACAATGATGGTAATATTTCCTAAATTCTAG
- a CDS encoding exodeoxyribonuclease III: MKIVSWNINGLRSALKKNLVNFLESNTFDIVMFQETRGDIVPLDFIMMGYEVISFPARRKGYSGVMTLTKIKPIKVIKGLQIKEFDDEGRTVSLELKDFYLINAYFPRAGDNLERLDFKLKFNNGIENFLLKLREVKPVILCGDFNIAHQSIDAAFSDPKIPGLTPQERAWFTHLLSLGFIDTFRYLHPNVRKYSWWSYMGNAREKNLGLRLDYCIVSEELKDSIKMADILTDVQGSDHAPIILELT, encoded by the coding sequence GTGAAGATAGTAAGTTGGAACATTAATGGTTTACGTTCAGCTTTAAAGAAGAATCTAGTAAACTTCCTAGAAAGTAATACGTTCGATATTGTAATGTTTCAAGAGACTAGAGGTGATATAGTTCCGCTTGATTTCATTATGATGGGCTATGAAGTAATTTCATTTCCAGCAAGGAGAAAAGGTTACAGCGGGGTAATGACATTAACCAAAATAAAACCCATAAAAGTGATTAAAGGTCTTCAAATCAAGGAGTTTGACGATGAAGGGAGAACAGTTAGCTTAGAACTGAAAGACTTCTACCTTATTAACGCGTATTTTCCTAGAGCTGGAGATAACTTGGAAAGATTGGATTTTAAGCTAAAATTTAATAACGGGATCGAGAACTTCCTTCTTAAATTAAGAGAAGTTAAACCAGTAATACTTTGCGGAGATTTCAATATTGCACATCAAAGCATTGATGCGGCTTTTTCTGATCCAAAAATCCCAGGGCTCACACCACAAGAGAGAGCGTGGTTTACTCATCTTCTCTCTTTAGGTTTCATAGACACTTTTAGATATTTACACCCAAATGTTAGAAAATATAGCTGGTGGAGCTATATGGGAAATGCTAGAGAGAAGAATTTAGGACTAAGATTAGATTATTGTATTGTGTCAGAAGAGTTAAAAGATAGTATAAAAATGGCTGACATTCTGACAGATGTACAAGGCTCTGATCATGCACCAATTATCTTGGAATTAACATAA
- the cbiG gene encoding cobalt-precorrin 5A hydrolase encodes MIENLWRGICIISASEDAFSAGETIKEKLKSFEIPVVHYRYKDAEIETIWKCYDAIVFVMALEGATRIVCKYAKSKTEDPAIVCIDDKINYVIPLLGGHWGANDIARELSVILNSTPIITTAAEIKGKLSIERIANILIAKIINPENIVKINAALLRDESICIDGIDVNVNFPENIKVNSEECSYIISLRGDKEYKDKIVVWLKPLKISIGIGSKKDVKMEEIRDGIYKVLERLNLKRERIGIIASIREEVKKIADEFNVRFRLVNEEEINNFMNPCLTPPSKTLIEVGLKGVAEISALIAGGRNSKLILRKIAISRNSTIAVATYEGE; translated from the coding sequence ATGATAGAAAACTTATGGCGAGGAATTTGCATAATATCTGCCTCTGAAGACGCTTTTAGCGCAGGCGAAACTATTAAGGAGAAGTTGAAAAGTTTCGAAATACCCGTAGTCCATTACAGGTATAAAGATGCAGAAATTGAAACAATATGGAAATGTTATGATGCAATCGTATTTGTAATGGCCCTAGAAGGAGCTACGAGGATTGTTTGCAAATATGCGAAGTCTAAGACTGAGGATCCTGCAATAGTATGCATAGACGATAAGATAAACTACGTTATACCCCTTCTAGGTGGTCATTGGGGTGCCAATGATATTGCAAGAGAATTATCTGTAATTTTAAACTCTACACCAATAATAACTACAGCTGCTGAGATAAAAGGCAAGTTAAGTATCGAGAGAATAGCCAATATCCTAATAGCTAAAATAATAAATCCTGAAAATATTGTAAAGATAAATGCAGCCCTATTAAGAGATGAGAGTATTTGTATAGATGGTATCGATGTTAACGTTAATTTCCCTGAAAATATAAAGGTAAATAGTGAGGAATGTAGTTACATTATATCGTTAAGAGGTGATAAAGAGTATAAGGATAAGATCGTAGTATGGCTAAAGCCGCTGAAGATATCGATAGGGATAGGCTCTAAAAAAGATGTAAAAATGGAAGAGATAAGAGATGGAATATACAAGGTTTTAGAAAGGCTCAACCTTAAAAGAGAAAGGATTGGGATAATTGCGTCTATTCGAGAAGAGGTTAAGAAAATCGCTGACGAATTTAATGTTAGATTTAGATTAGTAAATGAGGAAGAGATAAACAACTTTATGAATCCTTGTCTTACACCTCCAAGTAAAACCCTAATCGAAGTTGGTTTGAAAGGGGTTGCTGAAATTTCCGCATTAATAGCTGGTGGAAGAAATTCAAAATTAATATTGAGAAAAATAGCTATAAGTAGGAATTCTACTATTGCAGTAGCAACTTATGAGGGTGAGTAA